The following nucleotide sequence is from Pseudoliparis swirei isolate HS2019 ecotype Mariana Trench chromosome 7, NWPU_hadal_v1, whole genome shotgun sequence.
TCCAACACGTGTTCGTGTTTCTGGGTCAACAGGGACAAACACATTGCGAAAAAAATCAAACAGCTGgcatcaattttttttttacaacaaataGTGCACACTGACCCGTCGGTGATGTTTTCCGGCGGGTGATTCTCATCGCTGGAAGAAGCGACGACAACTTTGGCACCCGCAGAACTTAAAGAGGAATCGATCATTTTCAATGTCCAACACACGACAACGATTGTGATTTCcggttaaaacaaataaatagcaGCGGTTTCGACAACAAGACACCAGCGTCTATTTTGTTTACGGTCTTGGAGAAGTTACTGCTGCCAACGCGACCGCCGAGTCGCACGATACATACGTCACGCCGTCTGCTGCGCGTCACCGCTTGCGACGCACGCTGCTCGCCAGTCGTGTGGGAATTAGCAGTGATCGGTGCAACTTTCACGTCTCGACATGGCGAATGGATGCAAAGACGTGTTGTTTTCACGCGGAGGTGGACAGGTGAGTTCCGACGCACGAGAGAGCTCAATATGAATGAACACACACGGGCACACGTTAGTTTAACGCTTTATGTTTGGTTGGATGGCTAAGCTAGGAAGCTAAGCTACAAACCAGCGATGACTTCTGCTTCGTCGGGGAACAAAGACAAAAGCAACCAATTGTAACAAAGAGAACCAGAACTCTACATTATACCTGACGTGTTTGTGTAGAATAGATAATGCCCTATTGTTAAATGCCAATGAAAAGCGTGAGTGGAGCTTTAACTGCTCATAGATCTCACTGTAGCATCCCGAACGGAGgctgcagaatcagtaactcccatttttatagaacagcttttaagtgatctcgtccttttatgcagcactttggttcccctaatttagtttctgttttttattttaattttaatatatattttttaatgttatatgtatttcttactattccatttgttttgccttgactctctgttgagcactttgtaaacattgtttttaaaggtgctatataaataaagttattattatgttaaacTTACTTTGTGCAGTTCTCTAATTTGTCTTTTGGAACCCAATTTTGTGACATTGTAATATTCCGACAAAATCAGGGcaaaaaacatttattgttattgtgtaaCTTTTACTATTCTTCGCTTACAAATTAAATTCTTAAAAAATACAGCTTTTACGACAATCAATAAAGTTAACATGTCATGCATTAAAGACACAGCAGGTGCTAAATGaataaagttgttattattatcccTTCCACAGTAAGCATGTCAGGTCTCTGGCCACACGTCAGTTCAACTGAAAAACAATTCACTTGGCTCACTGTAAGATAGATCAAATCAAGAGTAAGAGTAGCCGACACGGTATTTATCGCATCTTTTCTGTCATGCTTTGCTTTGTTCGTGGCAGAAATGTGAAAACGTGGATCTCTCATTTGGAAATTCGCTTAATCTGTTCTTTCTTTCCAGAGTGACGATTCGGATATATGGGATGACACAGCATTGATAAAGGCGTATGACAAGGCTGTTACATCGTTCaaggtattgtgtgtgtgtgcgtgcacaatATTTCTGTTTGCTTTTTCCACTCATGTTCTGCTCGTGTTTGTGTGCCAGACTGCCCTTAAGGGCGAAGAGGCGCCGGAGGTCTCCAAGAAAAAACTGCCCGGAAAAAAACGCAAGAACACCAAAAAGAACCAGAGCAGGAAAAGAACGAATGCATCCGCAGACAAAGAGGTGCGTacttttccccttggggattaataaagtatatatctatcttttAGAATACCGCCGAACGAGGCTTATTGTGCAGCAATTTTATTTCCAGtttgacatttaaaatcaaCATCATGCACGTTTTAATAATCTAAATGTGTGTTCGGTACACCCACTTTGTCGTTCTCGATTTGGCTAGCTTCAGACGGGAAGACAACCAAAATAGTACGGTTATCGTCATGGTTACACTTAATGTTGTGTCGCAGTGGCAGGTCGGGGACCCGTGCAGTGCGTACTGGTCCGAGGACGGCCAGCTCTACGCAGCCACCGTCTCCTCCATCGACGAGAAGAGGAGCACTTGTGTCGTTGTTTACTCAGAATACGGCaacgaggaggagcagaagctcGAGGACTTGCTGTCGGAGGTCTCTGAGGGGGACGAAGAAACAAATACCAAGGTAGCGGTGCATTGGGCTTTTATAttgattaaatgtaatatatgtttatttatttagattgtatttattttgtactcGTGCTAGACAAAGATTACCATTTTTTATTGTATGATTTTCTGAGAttaattttattgttttacacAAAACTGAATATTGAATTCAAAAGGGTGTGTTGTGCACTTTTATTttaagaatcagaatcagaaaccgtttattgccaggaatgtttacacaaacgaggattttttttggcggaaggtgcaacattagacatgacaaacaacaatcaacgcgacagcaacagtgcaatgtgtgtattaacttaagtataagataagataaaatatgaaagtgctcggacaacaaataacgttaaagtgtttaggtgtgtgtttcaagagacatgtgtgtttaagttgaagtgtatgttacatgtgacgtgtgtttaagttaaagtgcatgttaaagtgacgtgtgtggaggaggcctccaggagggaagaaggaggagggaggagggggaagaagaggaggtagtcctgggggtgacagagtcCTGCTATATGACCAAAAGTGCAATAACATACAAACACTTTGAACAAATAAGGTGCTATTTACAGCAATATTCCCTTTTTACGCAGTAGCAGTTAAAACATTTGGTGTAAATCTCAATTAAACATTATTGTAATCGAATCAAATATAAAACCAAACTATTTGCCACTGCCTGCATTAACGTTTTATCTCCTTTGTTCTAGAATAAATAGTTACCCTCAGAGTCCAGAGCCACGATCATAATATAACCTGCACCTACCGAGCAACAGCAGATTAACGTTTATAAATGGGTTGAGGGTACCAGCAGAAACACTTCTCTTCCATCGGGAGCAGCATAACGGTCTGTGTGCAGAGCGAGTGTCCCTGTTGGAGTGAGACCAAGTGGTGGAGCACCAATCAAAGCACGCCGCTCTGAattagggctcgatcacaccagacgcgcctctcaaaaacgcgtcgcccgcaaaaccattgattccctcgGGTACGGCGAgactttcagacgcgccttttaaacgCCACGCGGCGGCTTTCTGGCGTTTTTCAGGCGCGTTTAAAAGTTAAAACATTCTCAACTTTAGGCGTGAGGCGCGGAGGAGCACCGCTCGTCaacgtcacactcggccaatgcagccaataggatcaagcaggaggcgggctttccttcctgttttcccaaggagaacctcatattatatattatattagcggtatttaattacgaagatctTTATAATCCTAAATCTAAACatgactcaaactgactcccgctcggtcggaagtgcaactgaagcctcgccatcgagacacaactcatggaatagatggtgttcgccgtactctttcctttcttttttaaaatatattgaacCCAGTCGACTTTAGTCTGTGAAGTGGATGTCCGGTCGTCTCCGATGAGCAGCAGCCGGTGACCGTGATCACGCCGTCTCCTTTTCATACGACTCGTGTGTTCCGCTTGTGCCGGTGCGTCTTGAGGCTCTTACACGCCGTCGGTCGCTGATGGCCTGTCTGCGTTCATGCgcgataaaaaaaaatgttgccattaattaattaatccgTTCACGCTTTTACTTGCCCAGCTGTTAGCGTTTTCCAAAATCGGATGTCTGGTAAAGTAATCATTCAGCCAACGACctcctctcgttctctcctttccaacgggaggATTTATCCTCTGATCACGTGTAAAACAGAAGCTCCATGCGACTGCATCACAGCGGCAGCACAGGTCAAAACCCAAAACCAGTCCGGCTCTTCAAGCGCCCACATCCCGTGACGTGGGCCTGACCTCGGGTCTGCTCCCCTCTCACAGCAGGGGGGGGCCctcgtccctctctctcacagcaggggggggccctcgtccctctctctcacagcaggggggggccctcgtccccctcaCAGCAGGGGGCCTCGTCCCCTCTCACAGCAGGGGGCctcgtccctctctctcacagcaggggggggggccctcgtcccctctcacagcagggggggggccctcgtccctctctctcacagcaGGGGGCCTCGTCCCCTCTCACAGCAGGGGGCCCTCGTCCCCTCTCACAGCAGGGGGCCTCGCCCCTCTCACAGCAGGGGCCTCGTCCCCTCTCACAGCAGGGGCCCTCGTCCCCTCTCACAGCAGGGGGCCTCGTCCCCTCTCACAGCAGGGGGCCTCGTCCCCTcccacagcagggggggggcctcgtccccctctcacagcaggggggggccctcgtccccctctcacagcaggggggggccctcgtccccctctcacagcaggggggggccctcgtccccctctcacagcaggggggggccctcgtccccctctcacAGCAGGGGagggccctcgtccccctctcacagcagggggggggccctcgtccccctctctcattgtaacaacatgatctgtgtgtgttgctttgggtGAGGCGGAGTAGCTCACCTTCGAGAGGCAGACATAATACTTATCGGCTCATCCTTCAGCTGCTCCGTGTTTATTCTGAGGGTTGAAGGACCTGGACAGGACAGTCcaattcaataattcagattaatattaacaccaGGCCTAATGCTTACATAACTCCCTCTTTATTGAACATGGTGATGTACATTGCATCCTCAACTTTATATTTTGCTTACTGTGAACAGGAGCTGGTAATTATTGATTAAAGAAATAATCTGGAAATGAGCTAACACAGACCTGGTAATGTTTCTACAACTTTTACTGGATGGAGCCGGGCAGCATCTGTCTGTTCCAGTCCACCCAGGGTTCTGTGTTTTACTCTAAAAAGATACACACCACCAATAAGAGAACACAATGAACAGCTTGTGAGGAAAAGGAAACTAAGCAATACACAAGTTACCTCTGACAtgattcattaccttcgcattgaaaatgcggaaggttatgttttgatcgccctttatttatttatttgtatgcgtgttattcgcataacacacaaagtattaaaccgaattgcatgaaattcggtgggatgattggttattatccagggaccatttgattagattttgggatcaactgggtcaaaggtcaaggtcatgaaaaggtcaaaatcttctttttaccatagcacggtcaatttttatccaattggcatgcaactaatgccaacatgttcataattcaatgcccaatcttgtgaaatgcgaaggtatgcgctctaccgagtgcccgttctggtTTAGTTATAGATAACTTCATCTGATTTTAGTTCATTTACCTTCTTGAAGAAATATTTGTATATCTATTCCGAAATGTCCCTTTTTGTGAAGTCTCCATGTACAAAATTGCCAAATTAAGGCTCACGTAATATGTCTCTTTAACTCCGGTAAAGGAGGCAGAATCATCGACCGAGGAGAGTGACCGGTCCACCGCAGCAATCCATCACAAACAGAAGCCACACAGTAAACCCCAGAAGTCAAAGGCCCACCAGGAGCCCCCCCCGATGCAGGCTCCTGGgtttcctccaggtcctcctcccATGCACGCTCTCAAACGGGTAAGAGGAAAGACCTCGAGGGATGTTTACGTCATTAACCGCCCATTCCAGCACAATTAGTTCAGCGTGTTCTCAACCCCTTTCTGTTTCTCAATCCGTGTCCTCTCCCAGGGAGGAAGTCGGCGATCTGCTGGTCCTggccctcctccctggcctcccaTGATGTCTTTTGGTCCACCGGTGAGTTAAAATAATATTCCTGTACACAAATTGCAATGAAATACTGTATTAATTTTTAGCATTCGGGTTTGCAATCAAGATGTCAAAAGCACACGTTcactcattacattacattacatgacatgtcatttagcagacgcttttatccaaagcgacttacaataagtgcatttcaacctagagtacaaactaagaacaacaagaatacaggaagtaacatttcctcaacatagtcgaactacaaaagtaccataagtaagagctatttaagtgccactgaagtgctaatctgtgttttaatccagatatagtcggaaaaggtgtgttttcagtctccggcggaagatgtagagactttctgctgtcctgatgtcagtggggagctcgttccaccactgaggagccaggacagcaaacagtctggatgtagagtgattagctcgaggtggtAGATTGAGAATCCCCTGTCGACGCAGCGCGTTACGGATAGAGAACAACTATTGTCGGCCTGTAGCTTCTGCATTGTGATCCCACTCTCTGTGCCTCAGAtgatccctcctcctccgccgatGAGCCCCGACACGGTGGACGATGAGGCTTTGGGCAGCGTGCTCATCTCCTGGTACATGAGCGGATATCACACGGGATACTACTTGGTATGTGGATGATAACCGATTCATTAGAGGCTATTAAAGGACCGCTTGTCTGTACAGGTTCAGTCTCTGGCATTATGTAGTGAAGAGCAGTGGGCGTTATGGTAATTTGGACTCAAAGTTACTTAATTAttgctgttcttcttcttggctAGTAGAGCCTTTTTCATCAAATGCCTCCAGCTGCATAATATGTGTGAGTCCTTGGATTTTTTTAGAAGGAAAGCTATGTTAACATATTCTCTTTTGCAGGGGTTGAAACAAGGACGCAAAGAAGCTGCCAATTGGACGAAATTGCAACACAAATGAAACGAGCAACTCGACGTTTGGTAGTTTTAGTTTCTCAGGGCGCGACTTCCTCCCCGCTGTACCTGATGCGTGTGTTTCTTGTTTCAATTAAATGTTATAAACTAAGTGTACATGCTACGAGTTCATCGTAGCTCAAGGAGGAGAGTTTTGTATTCTTTGTAAATAGATTAAATAAAAGCTATCGGAACACGGTTGATTGCTTTTTGGGTTTTTATTGGACTGTAGCAGAGAGGCACTGTTGTCAAATTAAACTTTATTGGGCAGCATATGTGTGTAATTATCACTCATAAATCTGTTTCTAATTTGTTTTTCTAATTGGGGGGGACAAAAGAACAAAATGTGAATCAAATGTCTGACAGACTGAATGATGTGTAGATGTAATGTCCAGGAATGTCCAGCAGAAGTCAGACTAGTATAATGAATTCATGTTTTAGGACAATGTGTCATTAACACATAGCTGGCTGTCCAGAAGCATCGCGGATACACTCCTTTCTTCtaattgtgtgtctgttggcaTGCTGACGGTTTGATTCCCAGCCACTCGAGTCCTGCTTCAGTCCCTCTGGTGCTTTCCAAACAGCCAATTCAAAGAAGTGCCTGTGTGCTCGCACATTTATGagctctctttcgctctcttttttttctttttgttccctGAGGTGTTCTCCTGCCCACAGCACAAAATAGGATTGCATCCATCATAATGTTACCGTCACCCATCAGATGGGAGCATCGTCGTGATGAATAGACGAGGCTGCCACTACAGACGGCGTGGCTCATTGTGCAGATTACTCAAATatttttaaactagaacgggcactcggtagagcgcataccttcgcatatcacaaggttgggcattgaattatgaacattttggcattagttgcatgccaattggatagaaatttaccacgctatggtaaaaataagatcttgacctttgacctgagctatcccaaaatctaatcaaatggtccccggataataaccaatcatcccaccaaatttcatgtcattcggtttaatacttttttacttatgcaaataacacgcacgcatacaaatacacggcgatcaaaacattaccttccgcattttcaatgcgatggTAACCAGACATTAAGATCACTGAATATAGTTATACAGATTTGCAAGCTGTATATGCAGATAAAAGGGCCAGAAAACATTGAGGTGTTTAAATACTATTGGGGTAGATAAAccaatatgtgttttttttatggtaTGCTTGTTTAGGATGAGAACGTGAGATCAATTACTGCCTTGATAACTGCATCTGCACACCCGTTAGTATTCCTGAAAACTGATCCTGGAATGTTTCTAATGTAAGAACAGTAGAGGAAGTAGGGTAATGGttactgtatgtatatttagAATATAGAAAACCACATGTAATTACAGTGGGATCAGCCACAATCATCCTGCTGAGCCCGTAGCGCTTTTATTCCATGAAAAGGAAACCGAATATATTCCCCATATTTCGTATGCTTGTGATTTGCTGTCGGTACACACCCTCTTCGCTGGTTCTAAACTGGTGGGCATTTGATCAGACgctgtatgtgtctgtgaagCAAGAGAGAGAATCGATGTGATTTCGGGGTTCCATCGTGTAATGGGATGATGGTCTCCTGTCGTCTCATGTGAtcttcctccagctgctccactTCTCTCCGAGTGAAGAGCGGCCCCTTTGTTTGTGTCCTGACTGGTCGGCACTTTAACTGTGACTGCGGTTTTGGATTCTCAGTCACTTTTGGTTTGTCTTGTTTGTGTGagtaaaagagaaaaaggaggaaagtAGCGGGAGACAATGTAGTTTGTAGGATTTGCAAATAGAATATAAACGAGGGGTGATGAACCAGACCTATCTGTTCCCCACAGATGGAATTAAAATCTGCCACGGCAAAGCCTGCACATAAGCCCCATGCTCGCCTCGCTGCAGCAAGCTGAGCTGCCCAAAGGGCTCGGTGGAGTTAAAAGGGTGTCAGACCTATAGCTTGGGAAAGCACTGCTCCCCTCTGTGACTGTCTACCCCCGACTGGCCAGTGAGGCGTGTAAACACAATCTGCATTTCACATAGTCCCTTCCAggaaacagacagacatacaagCAGGGTCACATTGTTGCACGAGTTACAGCGCCTTCAGCTATTTACTCAGCCTCCCGACATTAACAAACATCCTGCTTTTAAATAAGAGACTTGGGGGGAGATTAGAGGAACTGGCTACACAAGCTCCTTTCCCTTTTATCATTACAGAACTATTTACATCATTATATGTTTATGATTTTGTTGTTAGCGCCTTTAACCCATCAAGGAGGAAGAGTAGGCGTGTTCTGTGCTAAATCACGGGATGTAAATCTGGAAAACCTTGATTTAGATTAAGCATAGTGCACCAAATTGGTAAAATATGGAAAATGCAACACTACACATTTTTTCTGTTTAGAAGAGCACAAACAATATCTTATAATTCATAGACAGAAAACAGATTGCCTATCAAGGCTGATTATGAGAAAACATGCTCACCATCACAACACCATACCATAATGCCAGCCAGTGGGTTTGAAGAATGAATTGCTTCCCGATTGTTGATTAAAGCAGTTATGTTGTAAATAGTAAGAAAAGCAGAGTGAACAATGTCTTACAATTACAGAAACATTGATGTAGACTTTATCTTAATGCATTCATTTCCAGCCTTGCAACACTAACGACTTTTTAAGAGAGGATTGGCTTTTTGTGTCTTCTGATTCCTCTCTCTTTTAATACAGTTTATTTAAATAGCTTCTGGTGATACAGTAGTTCATGGTTGGGGTTACATAGCATCTGAATGTACACAGATACATAGAGCTCTGTTGAACACTGGCTTCTTCTTCAAGCTTAGTTCTTCTAATATTTCTGAACTGTGATGAGTTCTTTCATTGAAGCATGTCATAAAgaagtgtctttgtgtactagaaaagcgctatagaagtctaaattattattattacaacgcCAGTGTGCGTGACATAACCCTCCTATtccctttggggtcaatttgaccccattcaatgtttaacgtctctaaaacaacttgtacgcatcggtgttctttggggtcaatttgaccccaggctgtttttcactgtgtaaaacatatataagaaatatcaacttttgtatttatttaaagggatatttagatagtcaacaaacaaacataaagtacctgacacttaaacttgggaaacaatattaattctaatcattttctggaggttttaattgttggggtcaaattgaccccaaggtcTAAATTATccctcctattaccttcaaGGAGGGATAATTTAGATTAATCCTTTTTAGATTTGAGGATGTTTTCAAAATACTAATCATCGCAGGGTGAACACAGGTGTAACTGATTGCGTTGATTGGCCCACCTAAATGAAACAATGCCATAATTAATGCAATCAATTACACCTGTGTTAACCTAGCAACAACATGCCAGAAATGACCTCTGTGAGATGGGCCTTTGAAGGCCACGCGCGCGCTTCATCCATCTCGACCGCAGATGTCTCCAACGCCGCAACAGTGCGTCGCTGCTCGGCCTTCTCCGCCGGTAGGGGTCTCCGGAGACCGGACCCGGCACGGTGAGGTCCCAGCTCCACCGCGCGGGGTGTCACCGTGTCACGCGCAAGAGGGGGGAGTGTTTGGGAAAGTGAAAAGTCAGCTGAGAAACAAAACTCCGTGAATccgttttgttgtttttcttcctgtgaGTGGAGTTCAGTCTCGGCTTCCAGGTGAGAGGACACGTCCGTGTCTGGTTTGTGCGCGCGTGCCTTCATCTCTCGGGGAGTTCTCCTCTGGGTGCCATCTGGATCCGCGCCCGGGTTGTTTGGGCCGTTTTTTCGAGGCGATTCCTCCCAGTGTGCGCTCACTTTAAGTTCGAGTATTAAAGCGAGATCACACGCCGCGCGCAGGACTCTTTGTGAGGCAGAAACAGGGGCGATGTTCTGCCGAAATCAAACCACGAGAGCGACCGTCGCCCGCGGCTCTGCCCTTGAAATGGAGATACGGCGAGGGAAGTTCAGAAGGAGCGTTTTCCTGGGCACATCACAGGTAGACCAGCTCTAACGAGCTTCttgccacacacgcacacgcacactctgtGGGATTCTCTGTTTACATGTGGACTGATCCCTCTGCAAACTCTAAGTTATTGGCGCACGTGTATCTTGTTCTGAAAGCGTGTGAGTGTGCACACTGCTTTGCTTTGTGTGATCTTTTAAGTAAACTGCTCGGGAGAGCTGTGCTGCTGCGTTCACGTCCTCAAATTAAAGCTCTTAATTGCAACATTTTCAAACTACTTTGCATTTCAATTTTCTcgaaaccaaaaaaaacaaatccctACTGGGGCTTGACGGTGTGTCTGTTGTACTCTCTGCTTTTTTATGTTCCATCTACCATGGGATTGTTCTGATACTGCTAGTTTCCTATTGTATAGTTTGATTCAGTTACCTTCAAGTGGTTATTGGATGAAATGTGTCTTTCCATATTGGTTCATTTGTATTTCCAAAGATTTTATTAAAATCTACTTTTGTAATTTCCCCTCCATTTCCCTTGATATTCACCTTGAACTACTCTTATCACACACTTTCATTGAATAAGACTGCAACATCTGAAGAAAAATTCATTCGCAAAGGTCATCGGCGAACTTTTTTTAACTGCCTTGGTTTCGACTGCGACATGTGGACAGTCACATGGAATCCAGAAGTTGAGAACTGAGTCAAAACGTACTCTTCATGCATGTTTGCTTGCTCCTCGCAACGTTCCCATGTCAACATCTGCCTCACATTAGCCACTGTTTGTCAGCAAAGCAGACTTCCAATCCAACCTCTAATTATTTAGACTTACCGGGTAAATTAATACTGTTTTGATGCATCTATCATTaatattctcacacacacctgtgagctGGCATGTTTCTTTGGTTTGACATGAGAGTGCTGGTATTTGGTTATTCAAGTGTTAGGGGTGTTTGTGTGAACTTTGGAAAGTCAAATAATTGTTTTGGTCGTGCAAGACTGACAGAAGAGGGATGCATGTGCGTGGACGAGAGTATCAAGGAGAGCGATGAACGGGCGGGATAAAAGTAACGCGTTATTTAAGGAACGTTAATGGTGCAAAAAAGCAATTAGCAAAGGTAGGGTATTGATTCTGTCTCTTTTCTTACCTCCTGAGTCTcttgcccatgtgtgtgtgtgtgtgtcagcttaTGTCTACAATTCAAGTCACAGGAAAACAACACCcacacagtcagacacacactTGATTAGAATTGCGCTGATCCGGTGTCAGAGCTGCGTCCGTCATGTTCAGACGGTGGGAGCTGATACCCGGAGCGAGCAAACCGTTGTCTTGTATAATatgtatttctgtatatatttgGTCAGGTGGCGGTTACATGAGGAGGGAGCACAAGTGGAAACACTAGGCAGGAACAAATGAAAAGGGAATATAAAGGGCCTGACTATCATGTCATCATTAAAACAAGCGTCACGTAACTCCCACCTCCTAACCCATGTGGCTCTCCCCTGTGTCGTACTGTGTTATTTATCAGGGTAAAGTCTTCCCTTCTTCTCACAACATCAACCATTCCTTCCTGAACTGTGTAATCTGCTCTCTGTTGGTTCTCTGTGTGCCTCTGCCTTTTTGTTTCCAATGCTAATGATCCTCTTTCAGGGACTGAGCCTTTCCTCCGGCTCTGTGTTCGGACCCCTCGAGCTGCTCTGTGGCATTTCAATGAAGCAGGCTACCTCTGTGAAAGCACCTTCACTTGCCTGTGCCGAGGGATACCACGTGTTGTTGGTGGGAGCATTCAGAGGTGCCAACAGTTGAGCCTCTTGTGGAGATGGGTGCGTTTCTCTAATGCACAATGCTCAAACAGCTGATGGATGAAGTCTCCTTTGTTGGACTCAACCCAAAGTGACTATACCACTTTATTTAGAAAATTCAtttgctagtgagagtcgcgcgcgagccgagaaggattgttgacggggggggggggtatggaggacttaaaatgacttaagtatgaataaataaatgcatgaataaatacaagaataaataaattcaagaatacagaaataaatacagagattaataaatataagttataactcaacaggacatcattaaataaatgtatttctgtatttcttcatatatttatatctctatttatgtgtccacacgtatttcttcatttatttatgtgtgacatttacgtgtccgtattgtagcgaccctgtgattggcggagtagaggggaggcggggttaacctgttggGAAACGGGAAGTTAAGGGGTTGACGGAGAACTGTGGTTGTTGACGTTTGGAGCTGcggagctgagaggaacacgctgtctgtgttggaggatgccccaaataaagaaggagtaataacgccgtcccgtctccgtgtcatcagtccataacgtctgaGACGTTACATTGGTGTCAGAAGTGATTTCGGACTAACAGATCGATAAATCCGGTGGAGAGCTAACCTAGCGTGGAGAGAGCTAGCCGGTTAGCCGACTGTTTGCCATGGATCGTGTCGGCGGGACGAAGGTAAAGAGAGAAGAtagagacatggaggaggagggagcttgCGGATGGTCAGAGGACATCGCCAGAGAGTTCACGGGAGCTACAAGGGAGGCGAGGCATCGCCTGAGAGAGTCTGCAGCGAAGATGGCCAGAGACGCGGGTTTGAGTCCCGCAGCAACTTTTCGCGCCGTTTCTCCGCGGAATGTAGCGATACCGGAAGAGGGTTGCGGCCAACACTCAGTTGCAACGCCGACGCTAAAAACGCCGAAATACTCCGGTAAGGCGGCCTGGGAAGCCTTCC
It contains:
- the smn1 gene encoding survival motor neuron protein 1, translated to MANGCKDVLFSRGGGQSDDSDIWDDTALIKAYDKAVTSFKTALKGEEAPEVSKKKLPGKKRKNTKKNQSRKRTNASADKEWQVGDPCSAYWSEDGQLYAATVSSIDEKRSTCVVVYSEYGNEEEQKLEDLLSEVSEGDEETNTKEAESSTEESDRSTAAIHHKQKPHSKPQKSKAHQEPPPMQAPGFPPGPPPMHALKRGGSRRSAGPGPPPWPPMMSFGPPMIPPPPPMSPDTVDDEALGSVLISWYMSGYHTGYYLGLKQGRKEAANWTKLQHK